In Piliocolobus tephrosceles isolate RC106 chromosome 5, ASM277652v3, whole genome shotgun sequence, a single genomic region encodes these proteins:
- the LOC111547271 gene encoding uncharacterized protein LOC111547271: MEPPSPRRLGAAPRRGVLGCSRGKTPSADSPAAPLGAPAAEGPQRRAPRRGRRARGRRRPGVSAASPRPPAAHPRRQLTCAALRLRSPFTWSSPRPPPARPRRLRELPGGPGSRWAFREHGGGGAGVSPARRPDPSLARAAAAGRCDAGGGFVCARAVLGAPGEARRAWAGEDAPLAGKPRLYSRRRPAGGSRRPSARGDPSSSPAAAPSSPAPLLTDGATATTRRRHHRGCSLLLLLMLGPSSSGGERGGGGVRPESDRPRCPIKEPLGSCGPQPLAPGAWAGRLWVGPPSGLSVTVAAGIPGCVRCRVCKRMRGWRRSFKWIWTPPEDLLMV; encoded by the exons ATGGAGCCCCCATCCCCGCGCCGCCTCGGGGCCGCACCCCGCAGGGGTGTCCTCGGGTGCAGCCGCGGGAAGACCCCGAGCGCCGACTCCCCGGCAGCCCCGCTGGGCGCCCCGGCGGCCGAGGGACCGCAGCGCCGGGCCCCGCGGCGGGGGCGGCGTGCGCGGGGGCGCCGGCGGCCGGGCGTCTCCGCAGCATCCCCGAGGCCTCCCGCGGCGCATCCCCGCCGCCAGCTTACCTGCGCGGCGCTCAGGCTCCGGAGCCCATTCACATGGTCCTCTCCCCGCCCTCCTCCGGCGCGGCCGAGGCGGCTCCGGGAGCTCCCCGGCGGGCCCGGGAGCCGGTGGGCCTTCCGAGAGCACGGAGGGGGCGGCGCCGGGGTGTCCCCGGCCCGGCGGCCGGATCCCTCCCTGGCGCGGGCGGCGGCCGCCGGGCGGTGCGACGCGGGCGGCGGCTTTGTGTGCGCCCGGGCGGTCCTCGGTGCGCCGGGAGAAGCGCGGCGCGCCTGGGCGGGAGAGGACGCGCCGCTCGCAgggaaacctcgcctctactctCGCCGCCGGCCGGCGGGCGGGTCTCGAAGGCCTTCGGCTCGCGGCGACCCCTCCTCCTCGCCCGCGGCAGCCCCCTCCTCGCCGGCTCCGCTCCTGACAGATGGCGCAACTGCAACGACGCGCCGCCGCCACCACCGCGGCTGCTCGCTGCTACTCTTGCTGATGCTTGGCCCCTCCAGCTCCGGAGGGGAGCGAGGAGGGGGCGGGGTGCGCCCCGAGAGTGACAGGCCCCGCTGCCCTATCAAGGAGCCCCTTGGGAGCTGCGGGCCTCAACCATTGGCGCCTGGCGCGTGGGCGGGACGGCTGTGGGTGGGGCCGCCGAGTGGGTTGAGCGTTACTGTGGCAGCGGGCATCCCAGGGTGCGTGCGGTGCAGGGTGTGCAAGAGGATGCGAGGTTGGAGGAGGAG CTTTAAATGGATTTGGACTCCTCCGGAGGATTTGCTAATGGTCTGA